One window of Penaeus chinensis breed Huanghai No. 1 chromosome 3, ASM1920278v2, whole genome shotgun sequence genomic DNA carries:
- the LOC125039527 gene encoding uncharacterized protein LOC125039527, with protein sequence MIQPEEARPGVEEEARAGVEEEARPGVEEEEAQPREDVGSGAANLMFPTASPPPPAAHNATTEAAEGTGSFAFPSHISLAEKEEPLHSVRTEGGCALSKGMVQFNGSCKRLLARNTCAEDEWLVLLEGVAQCARRPCPWGMIPFEEHCVDPIDLSVCDRGQVLYIDFSGRSVCDCDAGFLYNPWSGNCNALHEKGSCGFGEYLDVSASGMVECVPNPCISDGYVKAGKKCYRKMYGGFCEDANLRFHNNNNTAECLKVALHNILDVPELRACPAGSIRDYLNVCRKTFHFSTLSSYPIMYGGCPGGFVLDPSGICRKISTLFGR encoded by the coding sequence ATGATACAGCCAGAGGAGGCGCGgccgggggtggaggaggaggcgcgggcgggggtggaggaggaggcgcggccgggggtggaggaggaggaggcgcagccGAGGGAGGACGTGGGGAGCGGCGCGGCCAACCTGATGTTCCCGACGGCGAGCCCCCCGCCGCCGGCCGCGCACAACGCCACGACGGAGGCCGCCGAGGGCACCGGCTCCTTCGCGTTCCCGTCGCACATCTCGCTGGCCGAGAAGGAGGAACCCCTGCACAGCGTGCGCACAGAGGGCGGGTGCGCGCTCAGCAAGGGCATGGTCCAGTTCAACGGGTCGTGCAAGCGGTTGCTGGCGCGCAACACGTGCGCCGAGGACGAGTGGCTGGTGCTGCTGGAGGGCGTGGCGCAGTGCGCGCGGCGGCCGTGCCCCTGGGGCATGATTCCCTTCGAGGAGCACTGCGTGGACCCCATCGACCTCTCGGTGTGCGACAGAGGTCAGGTCCTGTACATCGACTTCAGCGGCAGGTCGGTGTGCGACTGCGACGCGGGCTTCCTGTACAACCCGTGGAGCGGCAACTGCAACGCGCTCCACGAGAAGGGCTCCTGCGGCTTCGGCGAGTACCTGGATGTGTCTGCGAGCGGCATGGTGGAGTGCGTGCCCAACCCCTGCATATCGGACGGCTATGTGAAGGCGGGGAAGAAGTGCTACCGCAAGATGTACGGGGGCTTTTGCGAGGACGCCAACCTACGgttccacaacaacaacaacacggccGAGTGCCTCAAAGTGGCGCTGCACAACATCCTGGACGTGCCCGAGCTACGCGCGTGCCCGGCCGGCTCCATCAGGGACTACCTAAACGTGTGCCGCAAGACCTTCCACTTCTCCACGCTCTCCTCGTACCCCATTATGTACGGCGGCTGCCCAGGGGGCTTCGTGCTCGACCCCAGCGGCATCTGTAGGAAGATCAGCACGCTCTTCGGGAGGTAA